The DNA window AGATCCAGGCCTGATCATTTCCGCGCCAGTCTTGTGCATTGCACAAAAATTGTGCGTACGATTGCTCTAATGAACAATCTTTGGCCTGCCCGCTATAGGCCCGGCGTGTCGGTGACCGGCACGGACTGCTGATTTCATTGGTCTTTTTCCTCTCTCTCGAAACTGGCACGGTTCATGCTTTGACATAGACAGGCCCTTCGCGGGTCACGGAACAGGCGTCCAATGGCGGGCGCCACAGGCAAAGCTGCCGCTCAGGTCAATGCGCTCCCGGTCACCCGGACGCGAAGACCTGGCTGGCGGCTTTTTTGTTTTGATCAACACGCAATCGACGACGCGGATCCCAAGCCGCGCCCAACCGGAGACGACGATGACGAAACGGATCAGGACTGGAACGACCCTCAAGGACATGACGCGCCGCGATTTTCTGGTCAGCAGCGCGATGACGGCGGGCCTGTTCATGGCGGCCCGCAAGCTCTTTCCATCCGGCGCCTATGCCGCCACGGCCACTCCGGAAGTCACCGGCGCGAAGCTCGGCTTCATCGCGCTCACCGATGCGGCACCGCTGATGATCGCCAAGGAGAAGGGGCTGTTCGCCAAGTTCGGCATGCCCGATGTCGAGGTGCTCAAGCAGGCCTCCTGGGGCGCGACACGCGACAATCTGATGCTCGGGGGTGCCGCCAACGGCATCGACGGCGCCCATATACTGACGCCGCTGCCTTACCTCATGCACACCGGCAAGGTGACGCAGAACAACCAGCCGATGCCGATGGCGATCGTAGCGCGGCTCAACTATGACTGCCAGGGCATTTCGGTCGCCCAGGAATATGCCGGCACCGGTGTCGGCCTCGACGCCTCGAAGCTGAAGGACGCCTTTGCCGCCAAGAAGGCGGCCGGCAAGGACGTCAAGGCCGCCATGACCTTTCCGGGCGGCACGCATGATCTGTGGCTGCGCTACTGGCTGGCCGCCGGCGGCATCGATCCCGACAAGGACGTCTCGACCATCGTCGTGCCGCCGCCGCAGATGGTGGCCAACATGAAGGTCGGCAACATGGACGTGTTCTGCGTCGGCGAGCCGTGGAACGAGCAGCTTGTCCACCAGGGCGTCGGCTTCACCGCCGCCACGACGGGCGAATTGTGGAAGGGTCATCCGGAAAAGGCGCTCGGCCTGCGCGCCGAATTCATCGACAAATACCCGAACGCCACCAAGGCGATCCTGATGGCCGTCATGGAAGCCCAGCAATGGTGCGAGGCCAAGGAAAACAAGGACGAGATGGCCGCCATCATCGGCAAGCGGCAATGGATGAACGTGCCCGTCGCCGACATCATCGGCCGCCTCAAGGGCGACATCAACTACGGCAATGGCCGCGTCGCCAACGGCACCGACCTCTACATGAAGTTCTGGAAGGACGGCGTCTCCTATCCGTTCAAGAGCCACGATACGTGGTTCCTCGCCGAGAACATCCGCTGGGGCAAATTCGCGCCGACCACCGACATCAAGGCGCTGGTCGATCAGGTCAACCGCGAGGATCTGTGGCGCGAGGCGGCCAAGGATCTCGGCGTCGCGGCAGCCGATGTTCCGGCGTCCTCGTCGCGCGGCATCGAGACCTTCTTCGACGGCAAGATCTTCGATCCCGCCAACCCGTCCGCCTATCTCGACAGCCTGAAGATCAAGGCATTGGCTTGAACCTCTGCGCAAAC is part of the Mesorhizobium loti genome and encodes:
- a CDS encoding ABC transporter substrate-binding protein — encoded protein: MTKRIRTGTTLKDMTRRDFLVSSAMTAGLFMAARKLFPSGAYAATATPEVTGAKLGFIALTDAAPLMIAKEKGLFAKFGMPDVEVLKQASWGATRDNLMLGGAANGIDGAHILTPLPYLMHTGKVTQNNQPMPMAIVARLNYDCQGISVAQEYAGTGVGLDASKLKDAFAAKKAAGKDVKAAMTFPGGTHDLWLRYWLAAGGIDPDKDVSTIVVPPPQMVANMKVGNMDVFCVGEPWNEQLVHQGVGFTAATTGELWKGHPEKALGLRAEFIDKYPNATKAILMAVMEAQQWCEAKENKDEMAAIIGKRQWMNVPVADIIGRLKGDINYGNGRVANGTDLYMKFWKDGVSYPFKSHDTWFLAENIRWGKFAPTTDIKALVDQVNREDLWREAAKDLGVAAADVPASSSRGIETFFDGKIFDPANPSAYLDSLKIKALA